GCGCGGCGGCGAGGAGCAGTTCGACCTCGTCGGAGCCGACGGCGTCCACCGCCGCGTCCACGCCTGGACCGAGGTGGAGCTCGACGGGCGCGGCGAGGCCGTCCGGCTGTACGGCTCCGCCGTCGACATCACCGCCGCCGCCCCCCTCGGTCAGCGCGACCCCCTCACCGACCTCGCGACCCGCCCCGCGCTGCTCGCGCACCTGGAGGCGGACGCCCGCGAGGCGGAGCGCCAGCGCCGCCGCGGTGGTGCGGTGCTCGCCCTGGTCGACCTCGACAGGTTCTCCGTGCTCGACGACGCGCTCGGCCGCGCCTCCGGCGACCGCGTGCTCGTGGCCTGCGCCGACCGCCTGCGCACCGCCGCCCCGCGGGGCGCTGTGGTGGCCCGGCTCGACGGCGACGTCTTCGCCGTGGCCGTCAGCGCCGTCAGCGCCGTCACCGGTGCCTGCGCGACGGACGCCGGTGCCCTCGCCGAGCAGCTGGCCGCCGCCCTGCGCCGTCCCGTCGTCGTCCCCGGCCTGGCCGACCCGCTGTCGCTGACCGCCTCGATCGGGCTGGTCACCACCACCGGTGACGAGGTCGGCGCCGACGACGTCGTCCGCCGGGCGGGCCTGGCCCTGCGCCGGGCCAAGCGCGAGGGGCGAGACCGCGCGGTCCAGTACGCCCCGGCGCTGGAGGAGGCCGCGGTCCGGCGGGTGCGCACCGAGGCGATGCTGCGCTCGGCCCTCGACGCCGGCCGCATGCAGGTGCTCTACCAGCCCGTCATCGACCTGGCCAGCGGCGAGGTGGTCGGCGTGGAGGCGCTGGCCCGGGTCCTGGACCCCGAGCAGGGTCCCCTCTCGCCCCTCGTCTTCATCGAGGTGGCCGAGGAGACCGGCCTGGTGACCCGCATGGACGAGTGGGTGCTCGGCCGGGCCAGCGGCCTGGCGCAGCGCTGGAGCCCTCCGGCCTCCGGGGCCCCGACCGCCATCGCCCTGCCCGAGACCGACCGCGTGGCCGTCCAGGGTCCGCGCCACGCGGTGCCCACCGTGGCGGTCAACATGTCCTCGCGGACCCTGTCACGGCCCGACCTCGCGCTGCTCGTGCGCGGTGCCCTCCAGAGGTCGGGATCCGATCCCGCCCGCCTCCTCGTGGAGATCACCGAGCACTCCCTGCTCGACCAGGGCGAGCACGCCCGCCGCACCCTCGACGGGCTCACCGACCTCGGCGTGGGCGTGGGCATCGACGACTTCGGCACCGGCTGGTCGGCCCTCAGCTACCTGTCCGCGCTCGAGCTGGCGTTCATGAAGGTGGACCGGGCCTTCGTCGCGCGCCTGGGCACGGACACCTCCGCCACCGCCGTGGTGCAGGCGGTCATCGACCTCGCCCACGCCCACCACCTCACCGTCATCGCCGAGGGCATCGAGACCGAGCAGCAGGCCCGCATGCTCGTCGAGATGGGCTGCGACCACGGCCAGGGCTACTGGTTCGGGCGCCCCACCCCCGAGCCCGACCTCGACGCCGTGGTCAGCTCGTGGCACGAGCGGGCCCGCACCGCCCGCTTCGGCGCCTGGGCCGCCGCTGCCGCACCGGTCCCCGCCCAGCCCCTCGCGCCCGTCCCCGCGCCGTCGCTCGCCCCGTCCCCGGGGCGACCGGTGGTGCCCGTGCCGTCGGCGTCACCCGTGCCGTCGGCGTCGCAGGTGCCGCCAGCGGCGGCAGCGGCTGCGCCGTCGGCCACCGGCACCTCGGCGCGCTCGCTGCGCCAGAGAGCCCTCAGCCTGCGCCCCTGAGCCACCCGAGCAGCCGCTCCACGGGCCACGTCGTCACCACCCGGTCCGGGTCCACCCCGGCGGCCGCGGCCCGCGCCACCCCGAACGGCCGCCAGTCCAGCTGCCCGGGGGCGTGCGCGTCGGTGTCGATGCTCACCAGGCAGCCCGCCTCCAGCGCCTGGCGCAGCAGGCGCATCGGCGGGTCGAGCCGCTCCGGCCGGGAGTTCACCTCCACCGCCACGCCCCGCTCGGCGCAGCGCGCGAAGACCGCGGCGGCGTCGAAGGGCGCCTCGGGCCGCTTCGCCGGCCGGTGCACGTCGGCGCCGGGGCTCACCAGCCGGCCCGTGCAGTGCCCCAGCACCCGCACCCGCGGGTGCTCCAGGGCGCCC
This portion of the Quadrisphaera setariae genome encodes:
- a CDS encoding putative bifunctional diguanylate cyclase/phosphodiesterase — translated: MTPPSARRDRAAAAGVRAAVWQLDLLTGELTWSEGMHRIAGSDPATTAPSMQWWTSLVVPADRARVRAWLLVVREARRGGEEQFDLVGADGVHRRVHAWTEVELDGRGEAVRLYGSAVDITAAAPLGQRDPLTDLATRPALLAHLEADAREAERQRRRGGAVLALVDLDRFSVLDDALGRASGDRVLVACADRLRTAAPRGAVVARLDGDVFAVAVSAVSAVTGACATDAGALAEQLAAALRRPVVVPGLADPLSLTASIGLVTTTGDEVGADDVVRRAGLALRRAKREGRDRAVQYAPALEEAAVRRVRTEAMLRSALDAGRMQVLYQPVIDLASGEVVGVEALARVLDPEQGPLSPLVFIEVAEETGLVTRMDEWVLGRASGLAQRWSPPASGAPTAIALPETDRVAVQGPRHAVPTVAVNMSSRTLSRPDLALLVRGALQRSGSDPARLLVEITEHSLLDQGEHARRTLDGLTDLGVGVGIDDFGTGWSALSYLSALELAFMKVDRAFVARLGTDTSATAVVQAVIDLAHAHHLTVIAEGIETEQQARMLVEMGCDHGQGYWFGRPTPEPDLDAVVSSWHERARTARFGAWAAAAAPVPAQPLAPVPAPSLAPSPGRPVVPVPSASPVPSASQVPPAAAAAAPSATGTSARSLRQRALSLRP